Genomic segment of Mucilaginibacter sabulilitoris:
ACCCAAACCCTGGCCAAAAAATACTTTGGTAACGATGAGCCTGTAGGCAAAACAATAACCCTGGGCCAAAAGGATGTACTTAAAGTTACCGGTGTGGTTGATGATTACCCGGCTAATTCGAGCATCAAATGCAATGCGTTGCTTCCGTTAAGCCGGTTTAACCAGCAGGCTTATATTAAAGATGCCAGGAGTTATAACGGTACCAACCGCATATCGTCAATGGATGCCGACTGGATAAATTTTGGATTTGAAACCTACCTGCTCCTGAAACCCAATACCAATATAGCGCAACTGGAAAAAAAGCTGCAAACCATACATGAACGCAATAAACCAGATGATGCACCGGTACCTTACATGGCGCAACCGCTGCTGCAAATGCACCTGTATAAAACCGATGGCAGTAATGGCGGCATTGAAACCGTACGCACCTTTGCTATTGTAGCCATTTTGATACTGGTAATAGCCTGTATCAACTACGTAAACCTGTCTACAGCACGGTCAATGCTGAGGGCTAAGGAAGTGAGCATGCGTAAAATTATCGGTGCAGGTAAGTTTCAATTATTTATGCAGTTTATGGTTGAAACCACCATGCTGTTTCTGATTGCTACCGTATTTGCGGTGGGGTTAATGTACGTGCTCATGCCGTTTTATAACAGTTTTTCGGGCAAGCAGCTGGAATTGGCGATAACCAATTACGAGGTATGGGTATATATTGCGTTAACATTAGCCGGCACGCTTGCCGCGTCGAGCATTTATCCGGCCTTATTATTATCGTCGTTTGAACCTTTGAAGGCGTTAAAGGGACGCGTAACTGCAGGTATTGGCAATGCAGCCTTCAGAAAAGTGCTGGTAGTGCTGCAGTTTACCATATCCATAATGCTTATTATAGGTACGCTGATCATAGGCAAACAATTAAAGTATATCCACGAAAAAAACTTAGGGTACGACAAAGAAAACGTGCTGTCGTTTTCCATGCAGGACATGCAGAAGCATTATGACGCGGTAAAGGCGGAGCTGTTGAAGCAGCCGGGTGTTTTGGCGGTTTCAAGAGGGGGCACCAATATTATTGACAATAACGGCTGGACGGGCGACGCTGACTGGGAGGGTAAATCGCCAAAGGCAAACCTGTTGTTTCACCCTGTATTTGTAGACAAGGATTTTATAAGCTTTTTCAAGATGAAAATGAAAGACGGGAGCGCCTTTACCGGTGTGGTAGCCGATTCAACCCATTATATTTTGAACGAAGCGGCCGTAAGTGCCATGGGCCTTAAAGATCCGGTGGGTAAAACTATACGGATACAAAAAACCCGGGGAACGGTTATAGGCGTGATGAAAGATTTTCACTTCGCAAGCATGCGTAAAAAGATTGAGCCCTCTGTGTTGATTTATAATCCTGATAATTGTTTCCGCATATACATCAAAACAACGGGCAGGGATGCCCAAAAGGCCATTGCTGCTGCCCAGCGCAGCTGGAAGCAGTACAACAATGATATGCCGCTGGCCTATTCGTTTTTAGATGAAAACTTTGATATGCTTTACAAGGCAGATGAACGCACCGGTTCATTATTTAACCTGTTTTCGGCACTGGCCATTGTTATTTCATGTATGGGGCTGTTTGGTTTGGCAACCTACTCGGCACAGGTAAAAACCAGGGAAATTGGTATCCGCAAAGTGCTGGGATCAAGCGTTGCCGGTATTGTGAGGCTTTTGGCTACTGAGTTTATCGTGCTCATCATCATATCTATTTTCATAGCTGTACCTGTAGCCTGGTATGCGATGGATAAGTGGTTGCAGGATTATGCCTATAAAATTAGTATTACGGCCTGGGTATTTGTGCTTGCTGGCGGTGGTGCTACACTTATAGCGCTGGCAACCATCAGTGTACAATCCATAAAGGCGGCATTAATAAACCCTGTTAAAAGTTTACGGAGCGAGTAATTTAGCTAAAAGCGTAACACTGAAGCATAAAGCTGTTCATGTAATATAGTTTGGCTCTTAATATTTAAAATACCATGATTAAAAATTATTTTAAAATAGCCTGGAGAAGTCTGGTTAAAAACAAACTATACTCTGCCATTAATATTGGCGGCTTAGGCGTGGGAATGGCAGTAAGCTTTATGCTGCTGATTTATGTATATAATGAATTTGCTTTTGATGGCTTTCACCAGAAAAAGGACAGGATATACAAGGTTTTAAGAAACCAGCCGGCCAACGGCGAAATATATACCGGCGACGCCACCCCGGTGCCGGCAGCCCCGGCCATTATAAAAGATTATCCAGAAGTAGAGACTGCAGTGCGCGCCACCTGGGGGTACGATCAGTTGTTTAATTACAACAATAAGCCGCTCAAATTTAATTTAATGGCTGCCGATGAATCATTTCTGGATATGTTCACATTTGATTTTGTTAAAGGTAACAAACACGACGCGTTTAAAGACCTGGCCTCGGTTATCATGACAGAATCAGCAGTGAAGGCGCTGTTTGGGGATACCGATCCGATAGGGAAGATGGTAAAGCTTAATGGTAAAGATCTGGTAAAAGTTACCGCTGTTATCAAAGACATGCCTGAAAATTCAACCTTCAGGTCAAAGGCCATTATCTCGTGGAAATTCAATGAATCTGTTCAACCCTGGTTAAAGACCTCCGGGTGGGGTAATTATTCATTTGCAACTTATGTGTTATTAAAACCTGGCGCAAATGTAGATAAGCTTAACCGCGAAATGAAAAAACTGATTACCCGCTATGACGTTAAAAACAAGGAAAATGAGCTGTTCCTTTATCCGTTTACCAGGTGGCATCTATATAGCGAATTTAAAAATGGGGTAAATACAGGCGGCAGTATCGAGTATGTGAGGTTGTTCCTTTTCCTGGCCGTTGGTATTTTACTGATCGCCTGCATCAATTTCATGAACCTGAGCACCGCTCGGTCTGAGCGCCGATCGCGCGAGGTTGGCATCCGTAAGGTGGTAGGAGCCCGGAGAGTAGCCATTGTTCAGCAATTTTTAAGCGAATCTATCCTGACCGCTTTCCTTGCATTTCTGTTAGCGGTTATATTGATGCGGGTGCTGATGCCGTATTTTAATGAGATAATAGGTAAGCAAATGATTGTTCCTCTTGCCAATCAATGGACATGGATAACCGCCATTATGGTAATCCTGATAACCGGCATACTGGCAGGAAGTTACCCGGCCCTGTTTTTATCGTCATTTAAACCGGTAAAGGTTTTAAAAGGTGCAAATAATACCGGTAAAAAAACACTGCATACCAGGCAGATACTGGTGGTTTTACAGTTTATTTTTGCTACCTGCCTTATACTTTCGAGCATACTTATTTACAAACAGATCGACTACATCAAAAACCGGCCCGTAGGCTATGCACAAAATGGTTTAATAGAGCTTGATCTGGAGGGTAATATGATTAAGGAATTTGATAATTTCAGAAGGGATATCATTAATTCGGGTGCAGTGGTGGATGCTGCTACCTCATCGGGCAGTATTGCCAATAATAACAGCAGTACCTGGGGTGTTACCTGGCCCGGGCAACTGGCGGGCGAAGACAAGATACCGATTGACCAAATTGCCACATCCTATCATTTTGTTCCAACCTTCGGCCTGAATATTCTTGCCGGCCGCGATTTTGAAGAGGGCAGACCGGCAGACACTGCCGCTGTTATACTTAATGAAGCAGCTGTTAAAATGATGCACCTGAAAGCTCCTTTAGGACAGATAGTTAAATGGCAGGGTACCTCATGTGCTGTTATCGGGGTTGTTAAAAATTTTGTATGGGGATCACCCTATGAACCTGTAAAACCGGTAATTATAGGCTTTAATAAAGGTTGGGCAAACGCAATAGGCGTACGTTTAAATCCAAAAGCTCCGGTATCAAAAAGCCTGGCAACTGTTGAGGCCATCTACAAAAAGTATAACCCAGAGTACCCTTTCCAATACAAATTTGTTGACGAAACCTTTGGTGAGAAGTTCAAAACAGAAAAATTACTGGGTACTTTGTCGAGCTCGTTCACCGTACTGGCTATCGTGATATCTTGCCTGGGCTTATTTGGCCTGGCATCGTTCTCGGCAGAGCAGCGTAAAAAGGAGATCAGTATCCGTAAGGTACTTGGCGCCAGCATCAGTAACCTGTGGTTCAACCTGTCAAAAGAGTTTTTAATACTCGTTGTCATTTCGTTCGTCATCGGGTCGGCCATCAGCTGGTATTACATGAACAATTGGCTTGGGCATTACACGTATCGTACCAATATGAGTTTATGGGTATTTGCGGCTACCATAGGTGTAAGTGTGGTGGTGTGCCTTCTTACTGTAAGCTGGCAAGCCATAAAAGCCGCCCTGAGTAACCCGGTTAAAAATTTGCGAAGTGAATGAGTAGTGAGTACTGAGTGGTGAGTAGTGAGTGGTGAGTGAAATTTGTCGGACACTATAGCGTAAAAAAATAGATAAGTCCTGATTTAAGAACGTATAACTCAGTACTCACCACTCAGAACTTATAACTCAAAACTCTCAACTCATCACCTTAAAACTGACTCGTCCTAAAAAAACTATACACTAAAACTATTAGTGTAAGATGAAAAAAGAGGAAAAATTAATGCAAATGGTTCGCTTCTCGGAACAGGGTCATTTTCAGGTAGCCGTTCGCGACGAGATTATCAAAGCTATTGAGCATGGCGTTGCCAGAAGTGTGTTTACCAAAAAGTATGGTGTAGCCAGAAGTACTTTATCAGACTGGATGCGCGATCATGGATCGCCTGAATATCAGGCAAAGCGTCAGGGAAAGCATTTGAGTAAAGCAGAAAAGGAAACTATTATACGGTTAATTCAGCAAGGGCAGTTAACGAGGCACCAGGCTAGAAAGACTTATGAATTGGGTGGCGATGTTTTAGTCCGGTGGCTAAAGACAGCTTCCAGAAAAAATCCCGATCTTGTCATAGACTCTCGAAATGCGATGAAGAAAAAAGCCACAGAACAGCCCGATACAGCAGATTCTGAAAAACAGGCTTTGAAAAAAGCTCTCCAGGAAGCGCAATTAAAGATTCACGCCCTTAATACGCTGATCGACGTTGCTGAGGAGCAATTTAAAATAGCCATCAGAAAAAAGCCTGGCGCCAAACAGTCATGATAATTAAGCAAGATTATCCCCAGTTAAGCTGGGAGGTTCTTTGCAGGCTGTTTGGCAAGACCCGTCATGCCCATTACGATCATTTATGGAGAGCGCAGAATGATTCTTTGAAGGAAGACGTCATCCTGCAGTTGGTTTATGAGACCAGGGACTCACTTCCCCGTCTGGGAACCCGAAAAATGATACACATGCTGGCTCCCCGGTTAAAATCCCATGGTATTGTTGTAGGCAGGGATTATTTATTTGATTTGCTGGGCGTTCATAAGCTATTGATCCGGCAACGTAAAAAGAAGGCTTATACAACAGATTCCAGGCATTGGATGCATAAATACAATAACCTAGTAAAAGATTTGCCGGTAGCAAGGCCAGAGCAGGTTTGGGTAAGTGATATGACTTATATCAGGGTAATGAATCAATGGGGCTATTTGTCGCTGATCACAGACGCTTTCTCCAGGAAGATTATGGGTTATTGCTTCCGTGACGATATGCTGGCGCAAGGCTGCCTAGAGGCGTTGCAAATGGCTTTAAATAACCGCATATACCATGACCGCCTGCTTATCCATCATTCTGACAGGGGATCACAGTACTGCTCGAAAGACTATGTAAACGTGCTCCTGTTTCACGGTGTACAAATCAGCATGACACAAAACGGAGATCCATATGAGAATGCATTGGCCGAGCGGATGAACGGGATTATTAAAGAAGAGTTCAATCTCTATAGCAGCTCGCTGAACTTTGAACAGACCCGGCAGAAAATAGAAAAAAGTATCAAGACTTATAACGAGGTCAGGCCACATGGCAGTTGTGACTATCTAACGCCAAGTCAGGCGCATACTCAGCAGCATGCACTTAAAAGGCGTTGGAAAAGCTATCAGCGAAAATGGCAAAAAGAAAACCCTGTAGTTAAGGCTGTCTAAATAAACTCGATTGTAGATCATTATTGTTATTCACAAAAAGGAGGTACCGGCAAAAAGAAAAAAAGAAGCAAAAAAAGAAAAACGGGTTGAAATATGGAAAACTCTGTGAGTTTCCCACATTCCAACCCGGCAAACAAGCCACTGTTCGTTTATGAATTATATTTACTAACCGAACAGGACAGTACTAATCAGGATTAACAAAATCTGATGTATTGTTCAATCAGGATTAACCTAACAAAATGTATAGTCTTTTCAGGACGGGTCAAACTGTATCATATCCGAACAACAGGTGTTCCGGTTGCGTACGTTTGGTTTTGATGTTTTATTTTTAAATTGCTTGTAATTAGTTAGTTGTGTGTTTGGTACGCATTTTACAAGTAGATTTAAAACCAATTACCCTATGTTAAGGAATTACTTTAAAATAGCCTGGAGAAACCTTATAAAACATAAAGTTTTTTCATTAATCAATATTTGCGGCCTTGCCACTGGTGTTGCCGCTTTTTGGCTCATTACTTTATATGTTACCGATGAGTTAAGTTATGACCGTTACAATGCCAAAGCCGACCGGATATTTCGCGTGGTGCAGCATGGCGACTGGAATGGCGGCAAGTTCAATCTGGCAGTGACCTCGGCACCTTATGCCCCGGCATTAAAAAACGATTATCCAGAAGTAGAGGCTGCCATCAGAATTGACGCGGAAGGCGGTGGTAAAATAACTTATGGCGATAAGCAGATCAACGAAGGTAGCATGTTCTTTACAGATAATGCCATCTTTAATGTATTCACCTACCACTTTTTATACGGCGAAGCCAATAATGCTTTGGCAAAGCCACAATCAATAGTATTAACCCAAACCCTGGCACAAGCCCTATTCGGCAACGCAGCAGATGCCGTTGATAAAACTATACTAATAGAGAATACCCCCAATACCGTTACAGCTGTTATTGATGATGTTCCTGTAAATTCGCACTTCACCTTTAAGGCTTTGCGCGCACTGCCGGCTGGTTACACCACGCCCTGGGGTAATGCGAACGTATATACCTATATACTTTTAAAGGAGCATGACGATTTTAAGAAAATTGAAGCAGGCTCCGACGCGTTTTACAACAAATATCTGAAAGGTGGCCGCGGCGCCCGGCATTATAAAATGGAACTGCAGCCGCTTACCTCCATCCACCTTAACTCAAATTTAGATTATGAAATTGGTTCAAACGGTAATATCACTTATGTATATGTGTTTGGCGTAGTTGCCCTGTTGATTTTGGCTATTGCAGTTATCAATTATATAAACCTGACCACAGCCCGCTCATCGGTACGGATTAAGGAAGTAGGTGTGCGCAAGGTAATAGGCTCCAGCAAAAATCAACTGATGCTTATGTTTTTTGCCGAGTCTGTTTTGCTTACCGTGATAGCAACACTGTTAGCCGGGATGATCATTCAACTCGCGCTGCCATATTTTAACCAGCTTTCGGGTAAAAGTTTAATACTGCTTCAGTTTGGATTGACCAAAACAGCGGGTATTGCTATAGCTTTCGCTTTAGTTACCGGTATTTTGAGCGGCTTATATCCGGCCTTGTTACTTTCGGGCTTTGCCACTATTCCGGCCATGAAGGGGCAAACAGGCAGCCAGGCTTCAACTATACTATTCCGCAAATCGCTGGTGGTATTTCAGTTTATAGTTACCATAGTCATGATAGCCGGTTCATGTATCATATACCAACAATTACATTATGTAATGAACAAGGACCTCGGTTTTAATAAGGCGCAGGTGCTTACCTTCCACATTAGTGATAAATCTGCAAGAACCAAGATCGCGGCAATAAAAAACCAGTTGCTGCAAAACCCCTCTGTTGAAAGCGTAGGTGTAGCCGGAAACCCCATTGGTAACAATGATATAGGTTCGGGCGATTTTAATATCAGCAGCGACGGAAAGCCAAATGCCGAATCAAAGTTTGTAGAAAACCTGATTGTGGATGAAGATTTTATCCCAACACTGCAGGTTAAGATGGCAAAGGGGCGCAATTTTTCATCAGCAATGGCTACCGACCAAAAAGACGCCATTATTGTGAACGAAACACTTGTGAATGAGTTAGGCTGGAAAGATGCGGTGGGCAGGTTAGTTCGCAGCGGAGTTGATCAGGATGGTAAAGTCATTACGCAGAAAATTATAGGTGTAGTAAAGGATTTTAATACGTATTCATTACAGCATAAAGTAGCCCCAATGGTTATGAGAATGCCTGCAGCTGCAAACGACGAGGATAATTTATACGTACGGGTAAGCAAGAATAATATACCAGCCACCCTTAATTATATCAGCAAGATATACGGCCGTTTTGATATAGAGAATAAAGTGGAATACCACTTTCTCGATCAGAATTTTGCCAATCAGTACAAGTCCGAGCAAAAACAGGGGAGCATCCTGTTCATATTTACCATCCTGGCTATTTGCATAGCATGCCTTGGCCTTTTTGGCCTGGTAACCTTTACCGCCGAACAGCGGGTTAAGGAAATAGGTATCAGGAAAGTTTTGGGTGCAAGTGTAACCAATATCGTTACCCTGTTGTCGAAAGATCTGTTAAAGCTGGTATTAATCGCCACCGTCATAGCATCGCCGCTGGCCTGGTATGGCATGAGTAAATGGCTGCAGGGTTTTGCTTACCAGGTAGGCGTACAGTGGTGGGTTTTTGCGTTAGCAGGCGCTGCTGCCATATTCATAGCTTTTATAACTATAGGTGCACAATCGGTAAGGGCTGCAACTGTGAACCCGGCTAAAAGTTTGAAGAGTGAATAGGTGAGTGGTGAGTGGTGAGTGGTGAGTAAAATTGAACAGACAAGTTAGGATTTAATGAGAAGATCATGTTAAAAAATTACATCAAAATCGCGTGGCGAAACCTTTATAAGAATAAAGCTTTTTCGCTCATTCATATCCTGGGGCTAACCATGGGCATTACAGTGTGCCTCATGATTTTCCTGTATATTAGTAATGAGTTCAGCTTTGATAACTTTCATAGTAAAGGGAAAAACATTTACCGTGTTATGCGGGGTTTTGATGCTACAAAAGCAAGGGTTCCTTATTTATCGGGACCTTATGCGCCGGCTTTGCTAAATGATTACCCTCAGGAGGTAAAGCAGGCAGTACGTGTTTCTCCCAGGAACGACCTGGTATCATTTGGTGAAAAAGCTTTTAATGAAAAGAAAGTATTTGCCACCGATGCCGGTTTTTTTACATTGTTTTCTTTCCCCTTTATTAAAGGCAATGCCGCAACAGCTCTTAAAGAGCCGGGCAGTATTGTACTTACCGAAACAACAGCTAAACGATATTTTGGCAATGTTGATGATGCCATGGGCAAGGTAGTGCGGATGGATAAAAGCCTGCAATTAAAAGTGACTGCTGTTGTAAAGGATGTTCCGTCAAATTCGCACCTTGATTTTGACATGGTGATGCCTATATCAAACTATGTGCACGATAATGGTTTTGATATATGGATCAATAACAGCATGTATGTTTATGTGCTGCTTGATGAACATATAAGCCAGGCACAGCTGGAAAGCCGCTTCCCGCAGTTTATGGATAAATATATGGGCAAGGATATGGCCCGTATGGGAAGCAAGTTCGACCTTAAACTTACCCCGCTTAAAGATATTTATTTTGAACAGTCATCGGCATTTGATACCGTAAAGCATGGCGACAGAACTGTGGTATTCATATTTATATCCATCGCCATACTCATTATGCTTATTGCCTGTATCAATTTCATGAACCTGTCTACCATAAGGGCGGTAGAGCGATCCAAAGAAGTGGGTATGCGGAAGGTAATGGGCGCTTTGCGTAATCACTTAATTATCCAGTTTATTGGCGAGTCGCTTCTGCTGGCCTTGATTTCATGTGCGCTGTCTGTAGGTTTATTATTAATGCTGATGCCCTGGTACAATCAACTGCTCGGATATACTTTAACAGTGGCCTGGAACCAGCCGCCCATTTATTTGTTCCTGGCAGGCGTAATATTAGTTGTTGGTTTTTTAGCCGGCAGTTATCCTGCGTTTTTCCTTTCGGCGTTTTCGCCAATACAGGCATTAAAGGGAAAATTACGGCTTGGCAGGGGCGGCACGTTCTTTCGGCAGTCGCTGGTGGTAACGCAGTTTAGTATTTCGGTGTTGCTGATCATCAGTACCATCGTTATCATGAACCAGATGAGTTTTGTTAAAAACAAATCATTAGGTTATGATAAAGCCCAAACCGTAATAGTAAGTATCGATAATAATGATATTTATAACCACAGGCGTGCTTTTAAAGACCAACTACAAAATTCGGGCAATGTGGCTTCCGTATCGCTCATGTCGGGCGAGCCGGGAGGTTTTTTCGATGTTCAGGGATTTGAAGCTGAAGGGCAGCATGAAGTATTTAAATCACGATCAGAATTTGCCGATTTCGAATTTGTAAAGACCCTTGGCCTTAAAGTAATAGCCGGCAGGGATTTCTCGCCTCAGTTTGCTACCGATACCACCGAAGCGGTACTTGTAAACCGCACCGCGGCCAAATTGCTTGGTTTTACACCTGAACAGGCCCTCGGCAAATGGATAAAAAACACCGTGCGCGATGATAAGAAGCGTCATATCATAGGCGTAATTGAAGATTTTAATTTCCTGTCGCTCAAAGAAAATATGGACGCCCTGGTAATTTCGCCAAGCGAAGACAAGAGAGTAGCGGTAATAAAATTAAAACCAGGCCATATCAAATCATCATTAGCCGACATTAAAAACATCTACAACGAGGTAGCACCAATTTACCCGTTTGAATATAAATTCCTTGATCAGCAATTTGATGTTACCTATCGTACAGATATCAGGCAGCAAACAATGCTCGGTATTTTTTCGGGGCTGGCTATATTTATCGCATGCCTCGGTTTATTTGGCCTGGCATCATTCACTGCTGCCAAGCGTACCAAAGAAATAGGTGTACGTAAAGTATTGGGCTCATCGGTACAAAATATATTGCTTTTACTATCAAAAGATTTGCTGAAACCAGTATTACTGGCCACAGTAATTGCTATGCCCCTGGGTTATTATTGTATGAACCGCTGGCTGCAGAATTTTGCTTACCGTACGCCATTGCATTGGTGGATATTTGCTTTGGCCGCGGTAGCGACATTCTTAATTGCATTAACTACCATCAGCTTAAAATCGGTAAAGGCAGCACTGGCAAACCCGGTAAATAGTTTAAGGAGCGAATAGGGGTGTCGGGGTTTTGAGTTGTATGATATACAAATCTTATTATTAAGCATTTATTGTAAAATATCATGTTGAAAAATTACTTCAAAACCGCCATTCGCAGCCTGCGGAAAAATACAGGCTTTACAGCTATTAATATTTTAGGCTTGTCTGTTGGGTTAGCCACTTGTTTATTGATTGTATTTTATGTAATTGATGAGGTAGGCTATGACCGGTTCAACAAAAAGGCCGACCGCATTATGCGGGTGAATTTTGAAATAAAGTTTGGCGGCAATCATTCGCGATATGCGCAAACCATGGCCCCGCTTGCGCAGGTTTTAAAAACCGAATTCCCAAACGTAGAAACCACCCTGAGGTTGAAAGGGCGGGGAGGTGTGCATGTTAAAAAAGGGAATGAGAATATTCAGGAAGACCGGATAGTTTACAGCGACCCGGCTTTGTTTGATGTTTTTACCCTGCCTATTATTAATGGCAATGCCGCCACAGCCCTGGTTGAACCTAACAGCGCGGTAATTACCGAAAGTACTGCCAAAAAATATTTTGATCAGACTGATGTAGTTGGCAAAACGCTGGTATTGAATGATCATGAAAATTATAAAATTACAGGTGTTATTAAAGACATTCCCAAACAATCACACTTTAACTATGATTTTTTCCTGTCCATGTCAACCCTCGGCGAGAGTAGGGAAACTACATGGCTGAGCAATAATTTTAATACCTATGTTTTGCTAAAGCCAGGTGTTGATTATAAAAAATTTAACGCCCAGCTGCCGCCAATGATGCGCAGGCACATTAATGTAGAACTGCAAAGTGTTGTTCACTTAACCACGGATGAATTTGAAAAGGCGGGCAACTTCTTCAAAATGGATGTAACACCGCTTACGGATATACACCTTTATTCAGACAAAATAGGCGAACTGGGGCATAATGGCAACATCATGTACATTTACATCTTTTCGGCCATTGCTATATTTATCCTGCTTATAGCTTGCGTTAATTTCATGAACCTCTCTACCGCCCGTTCATCAAACCGGGCACGGGAGGTTGGGGTGCGTAAGGTATTGGGTTCGCCGCGTGGATCATTAATAGCCCAGTTTTTAGCGGAATCTATTCTGGTAACCTTTGTATCAACTCTTATAGCGGTGTTGATGGCGTGGGCCTTTCTGCCCTTATTCAATCAGGTAGCCAGTAAAGAACTTGCCATTACGTTACATTCACTCATTTGGTTAGTTCCGGTAATGATAGCTGTGTCACTGGTTATTGGATGTTTGGCGGGGTTCTATCCAGCGTTTTTCTTATCGGCATTTCAGCCTGTTGATGTGCTTAAAGGAAAGTTATCTACAGGTTTCAAGGGAGGTATGCTCCGCAGTTTTTTAGTAGTTTTCCAGTTCTCTATATCCATTATCCTGATCATTGGTACGCTGGTTATTTATAATCAACTCAAGTACATCCAGAATAAAAACCTGGGTTATGACCGCAACCAGATACTTATTGTAAAAAATACCGGGGCACTTGGCAATCAGGCTAAGATTTTTAAACAGGAAGTTAAACAGCTGCCCGGTGTGGATGATGCCACATTAACAGGCTATTTACCTACCGCAGATTATAGAAATACAAGCGCGCTGTTCCAGGACCCTACGCTTGATCAAAAACGCGGCATTTTACCACAGGTATGGTCGGTTGATGAGGATTATTTGCGTACGCTTAACATCAAGGTAGTTAGCGGCCGTAATTTTTCGACCCAGCTGCATACAGATTCGTCTGCAGTAATTGTAAACGAGACTGCCGTTAGGCTAATGGGACTTAAATCTCCCTTAAACAAACCAATTTACCGCCCTATGGATAGCGGGGGCAAAACCATCAAAAAGTTTAATATTATTGGTGTTGTCAAAGATTTTCATTTTAGCTCATTACGTGATAATATTTCGCCGGTTACCTTGTTTTTGGAAGACAACTATGATGCGCTCAGCGTGCGCACCAACGGCAAAAACGCTCCTGCCTTAATATCAGCCATCGAGAGCAAATGGAAATCGCTGCTTCCCAATCAGCATTTTGCCTATTCATTTATGGATCAGGATTTTGATGCCACCTACCGCACCGAGCAGCGTATAGGCAAAATATCAGTCATATTCACTTCATTGGCCATAGCCATAGCCTGTTTAGGGTTGTTTGGTTTAGCTGCATACGCCGCGGAGCAGCGCACTAAAGAAATAGGCATACGCAAGGTACTCGGAGCCGATGTGTCTGTTATTGTTGCCATGCTGACCAAAGATTTTATCAAACTGGTGTTCATCGCTATATTAATATCGTCGCCGGTTGCCTGGTATTTTATGCACCAATGGCTGCAGGGTTTTGCTTACCGGGTAAATTTTCAGTGGTGGATAGTAGCGCTGGCCGGCATAGGTGCAATTTTGATCGCCTTTTTAACCATCAG
This window contains:
- a CDS encoding ABC transporter permease, whose amino-acid sequence is MLKNYIKIAWRNLYKNKAFSLIHILGLTMGITVCLMIFLYISNEFSFDNFHSKGKNIYRVMRGFDATKARVPYLSGPYAPALLNDYPQEVKQAVRVSPRNDLVSFGEKAFNEKKVFATDAGFFTLFSFPFIKGNAATALKEPGSIVLTETTAKRYFGNVDDAMGKVVRMDKSLQLKVTAVVKDVPSNSHLDFDMVMPISNYVHDNGFDIWINNSMYVYVLLDEHISQAQLESRFPQFMDKYMGKDMARMGSKFDLKLTPLKDIYFEQSSAFDTVKHGDRTVVFIFISIAILIMLIACINFMNLSTIRAVERSKEVGMRKVMGALRNHLIIQFIGESLLLALISCALSVGLLLMLMPWYNQLLGYTLTVAWNQPPIYLFLAGVILVVGFLAGSYPAFFLSAFSPIQALKGKLRLGRGGTFFRQSLVVTQFSISVLLIISTIVIMNQMSFVKNKSLGYDKAQTVIVSIDNNDIYNHRRAFKDQLQNSGNVASVSLMSGEPGGFFDVQGFEAEGQHEVFKSRSEFADFEFVKTLGLKVIAGRDFSPQFATDTTEAVLVNRTAAKLLGFTPEQALGKWIKNTVRDDKKRHIIGVIEDFNFLSLKENMDALVISPSEDKRVAVIKLKPGHIKSSLADIKNIYNEVAPIYPFEYKFLDQQFDVTYRTDIRQQTMLGIFSGLAIFIACLGLFGLASFTAAKRTKEIGVRKVLGSSVQNILLLLSKDLLKPVLLATVIAMPLGYYCMNRWLQNFAYRTPLHWWIFALAAVATFLIALTTISLKSVKAALANPVNSLRSE
- a CDS encoding ABC transporter permease produces the protein MLRNYFKIAWRNLIKHKVFSLINICGLATGVAAFWLITLYVTDELSYDRYNAKADRIFRVVQHGDWNGGKFNLAVTSAPYAPALKNDYPEVEAAIRIDAEGGGKITYGDKQINEGSMFFTDNAIFNVFTYHFLYGEANNALAKPQSIVLTQTLAQALFGNAADAVDKTILIENTPNTVTAVIDDVPVNSHFTFKALRALPAGYTTPWGNANVYTYILLKEHDDFKKIEAGSDAFYNKYLKGGRGARHYKMELQPLTSIHLNSNLDYEIGSNGNITYVYVFGVVALLILAIAVINYINLTTARSSVRIKEVGVRKVIGSSKNQLMLMFFAESVLLTVIATLLAGMIIQLALPYFNQLSGKSLILLQFGLTKTAGIAIAFALVTGILSGLYPALLLSGFATIPAMKGQTGSQASTILFRKSLVVFQFIVTIVMIAGSCIIYQQLHYVMNKDLGFNKAQVLTFHISDKSARTKIAAIKNQLLQNPSVESVGVAGNPIGNNDIGSGDFNISSDGKPNAESKFVENLIVDEDFIPTLQVKMAKGRNFSSAMATDQKDAIIVNETLVNELGWKDAVGRLVRSGVDQDGKVITQKIIGVVKDFNTYSLQHKVAPMVMRMPAAANDEDNLYVRVSKNNIPATLNYISKIYGRFDIENKVEYHFLDQNFANQYKSEQKQGSILFIFTILAICIACLGLFGLVTFTAEQRVKEIGIRKVLGASVTNIVTLLSKDLLKLVLIATVIASPLAWYGMSKWLQGFAYQVGVQWWVFALAGAAAIFIAFITIGAQSVRAATVNPAKSLKSE